One window of Blastocatellia bacterium genomic DNA carries:
- a CDS encoding arginine deiminase-related protein: protein MMLIALTRSVSPSINDCELTFHEQQPIDVARAAAQHHAYENALRGLGVEVVRLPAEPDLPDAVFVEDAAIVVDELAVIPLMGAASRRPETRSVAVALAAYRPLRHLEAPATLDGGDVLRVGRQLFVGLTRRTNQAGVAQLGAHLAPFGYEVQGVEVTGCLHLKSACTQVGHNTLLINRDWIDAAPFAAFDLVDVPATEPGAANALLIGETVILPSAFPRTIALLERRGLKVCAVDVSEFQKAEGGVTCKSIIFTVPAR from the coding sequence ATGATGTTGATCGCCCTGACCCGTTCCGTCAGTCCGAGCATCAATGATTGCGAGCTGACGTTTCATGAGCAGCAGCCGATAGACGTAGCCAGGGCCGCGGCGCAGCATCACGCTTATGAAAACGCTTTGCGCGGCCTCGGCGTCGAAGTCGTCCGTTTGCCCGCGGAGCCGGACTTGCCCGACGCCGTCTTTGTCGAAGACGCGGCCATCGTGGTTGATGAGCTTGCGGTCATTCCGTTGATGGGCGCGGCGAGCCGCCGACCGGAGACCAGGAGCGTAGCTGTAGCTCTGGCGGCTTATCGCCCGCTGCGTCACCTCGAAGCGCCGGCGACGCTCGATGGCGGCGATGTGCTGCGCGTCGGGCGGCAATTGTTCGTCGGCTTAACGCGCCGCACGAATCAAGCAGGTGTCGCGCAACTCGGCGCGCATCTCGCGCCCTTTGGCTATGAAGTCCAGGGCGTTGAAGTGACGGGCTGCCTGCACCTCAAGAGCGCCTGCACGCAGGTCGGCCACAACACGCTGCTCATCAACCGCGATTGGATTGACGCAGCGCCGTTCGCGGCTTTTGATTTAGTTGATGTACCGGCGACTGAGCCAGGAGCCGCTAATGCCTTGTTGATTGGGGAAACCGTGATTCTGCCGAGCGCCTTTCCGCGGACGATTGCATTACTCGAACGGCGCGGCCTGAAGGTTTGTGCGGTTGACGTTTCCGAGTTTCAGAAGGCCGAAGGCGGCGTCACCTGCAAGAGCATCATCTTCACGGTGCCGGCGCGGTGA
- a CDS encoding HAMP domain-containing sensor histidine kinase, translating to MSAAKTPAGIALLCDAQGTILEVVRDELGLGERLAPGQSFTDLPDGESREKARLFLATLRYQGAAFDWELNVGLGERLGVLHFAGGRTGDRMLIVGAASPSAAARVYEELMKINSEQVNVLRSAVKNLYSEVRQWQERDSHIYEEFSRVNNELANAQREMAKQNVELARLNEQKNQFIGMAAHDLRNPLSVILNFSQYLLRDESKPLAPQQREFIAIIERNSKFMLNLIHDILSLSRIESGRLHLDLQSVDLAALVAANVHLNRVLAEKKKIHLGFKADADLPPILLDAAKIEQVMNNLISNALKFSHPHRTVEVSVTRTVDTVQIAVKDEGQGIPAGELDKIFKPFEKTSVKSTDGEQSTGLGLAIASRIVEGHDGWIAVESESGHGSTFTVMLPIRAQTHSA from the coding sequence ATGAGCGCCGCCAAGACGCCAGCCGGGATTGCATTGCTGTGCGACGCGCAGGGCACCATCCTCGAAGTCGTGCGCGACGAGCTGGGCCTCGGCGAGCGGCTCGCGCCGGGGCAATCGTTTACGGACCTCCCCGATGGCGAAAGCCGCGAAAAGGCCCGCCTCTTTCTCGCCACTCTCCGCTATCAGGGGGCCGCTTTCGACTGGGAACTGAACGTGGGTCTCGGCGAGCGTCTCGGCGTGCTCCACTTCGCCGGCGGGCGCACCGGCGACCGCATGTTGATCGTCGGAGCGGCTTCGCCATCGGCGGCGGCGCGCGTTTATGAAGAGCTGATGAAGATTAACAGCGAGCAGGTGAACGTGCTGCGCTCGGCGGTCAAAAACCTCTACTCGGAGGTGCGCCAGTGGCAGGAGCGCGACAGTCACATCTATGAAGAGTTCAGCCGCGTGAACAATGAGCTTGCCAATGCGCAGCGCGAGATGGCCAAACAGAATGTCGAGCTGGCGCGCTTGAACGAGCAGAAGAACCAGTTCATCGGCATGGCGGCGCATGATCTTAGGAATCCGCTATCGGTGATACTGAATTTCAGCCAGTACCTGCTGCGCGACGAAAGCAAGCCGCTCGCGCCGCAGCAGCGCGAGTTCATCGCCATCATCGAGCGCAACAGCAAGTTCATGCTCAACCTGATCCACGACATTCTGTCATTGAGCCGCATCGAATCGGGCCGCCTGCATCTCGATTTGCAGTCGGTTGACCTGGCGGCGCTGGTGGCTGCGAACGTCCATCTGAACCGCGTGCTTGCCGAAAAAAAGAAGATACACCTCGGCTTCAAGGCGGATGCTGACCTGCCGCCGATCCTGCTCGACGCCGCGAAGATCGAGCAGGTCATGAATAACCTGATCTCCAACGCGCTCAAATTCTCTCACCCGCATCGCACGGTCGAAGTGAGTGTCACCCGCACGGTGGATACGGTGCAGATTGCGGTGAAGGATGAAGGGCAGGGCATTCCCGCCGGCGAGCTCGACAAGATTTTTAAGCCCTTTGAAAAGACGAGCGTCAAGAGCACGGACGGCGAGCAGAGCACCGGCCTGGGGCTGGCCATCGCCAGCCGCATCGTCGAAGGCCACGATGGGTGGATCGCGGTCGAAAGCGAAAGTGGTCACGGCTCGACCTTCACGGTGATGCTGCCAATACGCGCACAGACGCACAGCGCTTAG
- a CDS encoding neutral/alkaline non-lysosomal ceramidase N-terminal domain-containing protein, whose product MQKRLVFAIVILLAGLPALPLAAGPRPVKNSLKVGIAALPITPFGTNPDWDGPVTESGVWGERFTDANHNGRWDAGEAFVDDSANDALDASSKGKYDGVFLAGFGDNRIATGKHDDLWARAIVIESGAAKIAIVALDLIGYYSKANYYGLGEVQKLVDPRLGVSDILITSTHNHEGPDTIGAWGVNPLSDGKFPRYLRFIDRQIAKAVNQAAQATRPAVMKLGMTTAQASPAIAGMQTRTHGRPPAFYDEEMRVMQFFDATRSTLDRVIATFINWNTHPESMESRNTVLTSDFPHAVREAVEKQYGGTAIYVSGDIGAVEIIGDSNNRNHDRTTFDGKEYPLTANSNRPVYTFERTEAIGRDVAKAVFAALDHGEMSPVATLDIRKATLRAPMDNQGYLFLAGRSVLDTIPAPQAGQKVEIETTIYAITLGDAQMITTPGELFPEVFYGVEHYKRQDCTEADTKRPAEPAVRERMTKKYKFIIGLCPDELGYIVPGYDFLPPAYGLSGASQAQDPCKAKGVPNHYHETNSASSLLAPLWACAAAALLDGKPVDAEACRKK is encoded by the coding sequence ATGCAAAAACGACTTGTCTTCGCCATTGTGATCCTGCTCGCCGGTTTGCCGGCGCTGCCGCTGGCCGCTGGCCCGCGCCCGGTCAAGAACAGCCTGAAAGTCGGCATCGCCGCGCTGCCGATCACTCCCTTCGGAACCAACCCGGATTGGGATGGCCCGGTCACCGAGTCGGGCGTCTGGGGCGAGCGCTTCACGGATGCGAATCACAATGGCCGCTGGGACGCCGGCGAAGCCTTCGTTGACGACTCGGCGAACGACGCGCTCGATGCCTCATCGAAAGGCAAGTACGACGGCGTCTTTCTCGCAGGCTTTGGCGACAACCGCATCGCCACAGGCAAACATGACGACCTCTGGGCGCGCGCCATCGTCATCGAATCGGGCGCCGCTAAGATTGCCATCGTCGCGCTCGACCTGATCGGCTACTACAGCAAGGCGAATTATTATGGCCTCGGCGAAGTGCAGAAACTCGTAGACCCGCGCCTCGGCGTCAGCGACATCCTCATCACCAGCACGCACAACCACGAAGGGCCGGACACCATCGGCGCGTGGGGCGTGAACCCGTTGAGCGATGGCAAGTTTCCCCGCTACCTGCGCTTCATTGACCGGCAGATCGCTAAAGCGGTGAACCAGGCGGCGCAAGCGACGCGGCCCGCGGTGATGAAGCTCGGCATGACGACAGCGCAAGCGTCGCCGGCCATCGCCGGCATGCAGACGCGCACGCATGGCCGCCCGCCGGCCTTCTATGACGAAGAGATGCGGGTGATGCAATTCTTCGACGCGACGCGCAGCACGCTCGACCGCGTCATCGCCACCTTCATCAACTGGAACACGCATCCCGAAAGCATGGAGAGTCGCAACACCGTGCTGACATCGGACTTCCCGCACGCCGTGCGCGAGGCGGTCGAGAAGCAATATGGCGGCACGGCGATTTATGTCAGCGGCGACATCGGCGCCGTCGAAATCATCGGCGACTCGAACAACCGGAACCACGACCGCACCACGTTTGACGGCAAAGAGTATCCGCTTACCGCCAACAGCAACCGCCCGGTTTATACCTTTGAGCGCACCGAAGCCATCGGGCGCGACGTGGCGAAAGCGGTCTTCGCGGCGCTCGATCACGGCGAGATGAGCCCGGTCGCCACACTCGACATTCGCAAAGCCACTTTGCGCGCGCCGATGGACAATCAAGGGTATCTGTTCCTCGCAGGCCGTAGCGTCCTCGACACCATCCCTGCGCCGCAGGCGGGACAGAAGGTTGAGATTGAAACGACCATCTACGCCATCACGCTCGGCGACGCGCAGATGATCACGACGCCGGGCGAGCTGTTCCCCGAAGTCTTCTATGGTGTTGAACATTACAAGAGGCAGGACTGTACGGAGGCGGACACCAAACGACCGGCGGAGCCCGCCGTGCGCGAGCGCATGACGAAGAAGTATAAGTTCATCATCGGCCTCTGCCCCGACGAGCTTGGCTACATCGTGCCGGGTTATGATTTCCTGCCGCCGGCCTACGGGCTGAGCGGTGCAAGCCAGGCGCAAGACCCGTGCAAGGCGAAAGGCGTGCCGAATCATTATCACGAAACCAACTCGGCGAGTTCCCTTCTCGCGCCGCTGTGGGCCTGCGCGGCGGCGGCGCTGCTCGACGGCAAGCCGGTGGATGCGGAAGCCTGCCGGAAGAAGTGA
- a CDS encoding DolP-mannose mannosyltransferase, which translates to MQQISRHHSAAATTARGRLRALWRQLTETAAVRSVALAVFAFSLLTLLAWRLFVQMEVGDAAIWDYVAQAIRRGQIPYRDVVEIKGPASAYLSALAMWLGQAVGLRDVMAVRVMQVLMAAALSAVIYLVGEAYLRRRMAALMACLFPLTSYHFVSWVEGGTQPKLTMIFFGMLSLLLIAGDRPFWAGVSAMLSCLCWQPGLLFAGVAFLIFSRYLTSWRDRRALKVVAGALLPLALVVAYFYAVGALADLWTWTVAYNFNVYAPAELRSLGDMLAHLWTVTLRIFRVDVVWVILALLGLIGFAGERLRARRPLKAALQSPDLFRDALVIAPGVYLGFCLINFQSGPDFLPFFPFVGLFAGWLITAAAARLQASRLAQSKPALRRWVERLPAAALLLLLILSAGRAVTFRMQEWTLKIQEQQLKLAYDRLGPDDQVYVHGTLELLVMTNRPNLNPYILWDRNKADYIAAKKYGGSVQTMIAEMEAAAPKLVALSRLRNISQAVDLEQWVAQKYDKLPIVGYDIYVRKQQPNDER; encoded by the coding sequence ATGCAGCAAATCTCAAGGCACCATTCAGCCGCCGCGACCACCGCCAGGGGCCGCCTCCGAGCCCTCTGGCGACAGCTTACAGAGACCGCCGCCGTGCGCTCGGTGGCGCTCGCCGTCTTTGCATTCAGCCTGCTCACACTGTTGGCGTGGCGGCTGTTTGTCCAGATGGAAGTCGGTGACGCGGCCATCTGGGACTACGTCGCGCAAGCCATCCGGCGCGGCCAGATTCCTTACCGCGATGTGGTCGAGATCAAGGGGCCGGCGAGCGCTTACCTGAGCGCCCTGGCCATGTGGCTGGGCCAGGCGGTCGGCCTGCGCGATGTGATGGCCGTGCGCGTCATGCAGGTGCTGATGGCGGCGGCGCTGTCGGCGGTTATCTACCTGGTGGGCGAAGCCTACCTGCGCCGGCGCATGGCGGCGCTCATGGCCTGCCTCTTTCCGCTGACCTCTTATCACTTCGTCAGCTGGGTCGAAGGCGGCACACAGCCGAAGCTGACAATGATCTTCTTCGGCATGCTGTCGCTGTTGTTGATCGCCGGCGACCGCCCCTTCTGGGCCGGCGTCAGCGCCATGCTCAGTTGCCTGTGCTGGCAGCCGGGATTATTGTTCGCCGGCGTCGCTTTCTTGATCTTCTCGCGCTACCTGACGAGCTGGCGCGACCGACGAGCCTTGAAGGTCGTAGCCGGGGCGCTGCTGCCGCTGGCGCTCGTGGTTGCCTACTTTTATGCGGTCGGCGCGCTCGCGGACCTCTGGACCTGGACGGTCGCTTACAACTTCAACGTCTACGCGCCGGCAGAGCTGCGCAGCCTGGGCGATATGTTGGCGCACCTGTGGACGGTGACGCTACGCATTTTCCGAGTTGACGTCGTCTGGGTGATCCTGGCGCTTCTGGGGTTGATTGGGTTCGCCGGCGAGCGCCTGCGCGCCAGGCGGCCCTTGAAGGCGGCGCTACAATCACCCGACTTGTTCAGAGACGCCCTGGTCATCGCCCCTGGCGTCTACCTCGGTTTTTGCCTGATCAACTTCCAATCGGGGCCGGATTTCCTGCCGTTCTTCCCGTTCGTCGGTCTCTTTGCCGGCTGGCTGATTACCGCAGCCGCCGCCCGCCTGCAAGCCAGCCGGCTGGCGCAATCGAAGCCGGCGCTGCGCCGTTGGGTCGAGCGGCTGCCGGCGGCGGCCCTGCTGCTGCTACTCATCCTGAGCGCAGGCCGCGCCGTGACCTTCAGAATGCAGGAATGGACGTTGAAGATTCAGGAGCAGCAGTTAAAGCTCGCCTACGACCGCCTCGGCCCCGACGATCAGGTCTACGTGCATGGCACGCTGGAGCTGCTGGTGATGACCAACAGGCCGAACCTGAATCCGTATATTCTCTGGGATCGCAACAAAGCCGACTACATCGCGGCGAAGAAGTATGGCGGCTCGGTGCAAACGATGATCGCCGAGATGGAAGCCGCCGCGCCGAAGCTGGTCGCGCTATCACGCCTGCGTAACATCTCGCAGGCGGTCGACCTTGAACAATGGGTCGCCCAGAAGTACGACAAGCTGCCGATTGTCGGCTATGACATCTACGTTCGCAAGCAACAGCCCAATGATGAACGATGA